The genomic stretch ATTCACACAACAATCAATcctctatttttattatttttgttttctctatCGTAACTCTTTCTTTATGCgtagaagaaaaaataaagaatattattctataaaatattattaatttttttactgtgttatttattatatattctgtaaaatattattttataaaaaatttgactGTGTAAATATAAAAACAAGTAGAGTGTTATTCATTATATTTTGTAGAAAATTCGCCATTAACTCATTTTGTATATTataattgaattggtggaagtcaattaaaattgaataaaagtaTATGTAACACatattcaaaaacaaaaaaaaatatgctattatattctctaatttttttttgttgcaaatTCTATTCTATTATTCTTATCTTTCAAAACTTCAACACATCCCAAATATCCTAATCTAAGAtctcacatatttttttttcaaagtctTTAAAAATATAGTTAATGAGTTATAGCTCAAATGACATCATCTTTTCATACTCATTTAAAGGTTGCAGGGTCAGGTAgcgaaaaaatcatatttataaattttctaagagaaatgttagggaccagcagattttgtgatttgtaaTTATCAATTAGtcatcattaatatttttaatagtgtaaaattatatctaatggtataaaattattcttttttctttgttgattaaatattaaccaaattttaataaaagtgctGACCTACTAGACTTTCTCTATCAAAACACATccttaaaaaatatgaaagttAAAATACATATAATTAATCTATCCAATTTTcgttcaaaaataaaaaagacagtcaattttatttcaatctccaatatttttattatcttcaaGACTTCAACACCAGtatatattcatattttttagaatttgtatatataaattgataaaatttatttgttaaagataattttatatttgtacTAATCAAATGATggtaaaaaatactaaaaattactGTTTCTCAAAAGTTATCTTGTGACACCAATATTAAACGAAAATATTATCTGGTATCTTTCAATTACAAAATATCACGTCAGTAAAAATCACTATTTTTTACATTAATTGCATAAATAATTCGAATAAATTACTATTTGTATTCATAATTTGTGCCAAGAGTACCCAGACATTAGCTATGTAATTAGTCCGTTAGAATACTCTTGGCACACGGAACCTATCTTCTGTGGTTACAATTGTcgttttattattatataggTACATTTGTCAGTGTTTATATCTTGTATGGTACAAATGGTAATTCATTCTAAATAATCCTCAAATGGATGATTATATACAACGTTTTATATGATCCtcatgcatcaaaattaaacccTTCTAATATTATACAGTAAACGTGTGAAGTTACAAAGAGTATTACCAGTAACTTgcagttaaaaaaaaaagaatgttACCACCATTAACTTTGACTCTTGATCAAAGAAGTGCAGCTGCATCAGCCTATTCGTTTCTACAATATTTTGCAATTAATCTTAATGCAATTTTCATTGTCACAGCAGTTTTGCAGTTGCAATTTAAAATTATAGTCTTATCCTTAATATACACTTTGATTTTAATGAATTGCAGTTTTACTGCTTAAAAAGGGAAGACAGGGAAGAAATACGTGTTTTACTATCACAATAATGATCAAAAGCTGTGTTATGTATGTCCATGATTTTTATTTCCCTTCGTAGGTTTTCACTCGATTTTTTTGAGtatcaaacttaaaatttcaGGAACAAAGTTGAGCCTTTATCATATTCATCATAGTTATAGTTAGCTAGATCGTGTTGTAATATATCCTAGTACAGAAATGAGTATGCAGTTATATATTGAGTAAAAAATATACTCATAATATTtcagtaaataaataaatacataaattaatactCCTGTTggaataaaaaatgaattttttgtcGATAGAGTGTTTCGActataaaaacagaaaaaatgcAGACTAAAGTCAAAGAAAGATGGTATAAAAAGTCGAAAGATAGTTACTGTTTTTTTTTAGCATTAGGACTTGCTATTCGACTTTTAAATTGAGTGGAAAACATGTgtatgaaatttgaaaaacaagttGAAAAAAATATAGGATTTAAAGACCAAGAAAGATATGGTTGTCAAAATttggatatcaaaattcttcatGGTTAAGACAAAGTCATGGccgagaagaaggagaaagtaAGATCGTGGACTAAAATTCTCCATAGCAAGTTCATTTCTATGATTTATAAACAGTAGAAACTTAGAAGTGTTATGGAACATcaataaaaaacattaaatcatcacataaactcataagattttaaattttttttgtttatttgattcattttagtttattttctttgagtttgttattatttttgtttgattaatattttatattcttattgtattttttatttaattattgattttttattattttttataattctacTACTAATAATTTctacataaaattattttgacaccataattaattaattttcaggTCGAACTTATTCTTCTCTTTTAAAAGAATTGTATTTGTTTCCGATAATTAAAATCTTAATACAAATTTATTTTGACGCTATCTGTCGAAGCCGACTAAAAAACAAGAGAAACAACGGTTAAAAAAACTATATCAGCCGAGAGTGCATTTCATCCCTTTCTTTAAAGTTGTTTTGAGCAGAGGTACATGACTAACATGTAGTTGCCCATTGAGGGACCCCATACCTTAGGCAAATCTTCTGGGGTCATCTAATATTATTTGTTATATGATCGATCGTGTCACCTTCCAATATGCTACAACTAAAATATCCTCTTCTACTATGCCAATCaatcaatttattttcattttctttccaatatttaattttgaaaaataattgaagGCGAGCAATTTTAATCTATATCGATAAGCACTTTTAGTCGGCAGTCGAACACTTTAGTCCAACAATCTAACATCAAACTTTTAGCAAACACTTTATGCGGCTTTTGTTCaacttaatttttaaattaaactcGTCGGTGGTGTGCTgtaatttttgttgttttgcttTGTTTCAACCTATTCCTTAGTTCAGTTGGTGAGAATTCATTTATTTACATAATGTATGTCCATCTAAAATGTCGTGGTATAggatttcatttttctttactttAATAATAGGGTTAATCTAACACTTTATATATAACTGAAATCTAGTTGGATAACTGCGGTTATTTGAACTTCACAAAAGTAAGTGCACTTTGTACCAACTAAAATTTAAGGGCAAATAACCAAGTTgggttggtctagtggttagctcaTTAGTCCGCTTAAGCTTGGAGGTTCGAatcccgccttgtgcatgcagcaatcCATTGGCCAGCAgcaaacccttaaatggagtTCAGTACCGCGGCGGATTAGTCCTTGACCTGTTGGGTTGGGGGATACcgtggaaaaaaaaaaaattaagagcaAACTCAATCCGCATCGAGTAGGATAGGGTGTAGGTAGGGTTTTCGTGCTGGTCAGATAGGGTGTGAGTTGAACTTCAACCCTAACCGACCAACCCGCatcctatatatgtatatattatatagttatataaaaatatatttcaagTGGACGTTGAATTAAAAATCTCTCACTAAATGCAAAAGATCTTTAGCTACAAAGAGAAgatcattaattgataatttaatacgtttttcacataaaaatcaattctattttaaattatcaacaagttatataataacgttacattttttttagtaatttgcAGATAGAATCGGGTAACCATCGTTTAAGAACGGATAGGATTAGGGTTGGGATATTCTCAACTCGCTATTAAGATATGATTGAGTTTATATAAAGATCtcaaccctaccctaccctactcATTGTCACCCCTACTAAAATCTATTAACAATCAAATATTTATTGATATAACTTtgtttttctaataataaaatattaattactaaatattcaaataataatatttctctAAAGTCTAAAGAAAGCCACGGCTTTTGAAAATGGTAAATCAGAAGAGAAGACGTGTTGTACACTTTTGAAGTGGTGGGAGCTAAGGTTTTCTTGCAAAAGAGTAAAACCAATCTCTATGTGAAGGACACACCTCATTTAAGCAAAAAATGGTCCCTGGTACTTTGATACTACTCAGTATTGACagagagaaaaacaaaacaTGCAAGTTCAATGGATCCTTATTCTGTGAAAAGGActaagtgaaaaaaaaaagaaaaaaaaacagagaCAGAACAAATCCCGGGCATACAAAAGATAGCAGGATTTGAAAGCCATTGAAAATTTGTACACATAGTTTGTAACTTGAATTTAAAAGGGAGAAACCTCTTTTATGTTAAAATTGGTCATAGAACTTTACCATTTAGAAGATTTAAATTAATGGATTTAATAAGGAATTACAAAATATATCTCATCTTAATTCGAAATATTGAGACAACAGATTTATGATTCTTCGAACTATATAAGATTTGTTTAATACAATTCAAGCTTAAAGTTGAAACAAAATATTATAAGAACTAAGAAGAGAGGAGCCTCAGAAAGTGAGAACAAGCCTTATAGCACAAGTGCCTGTATAAGcttgaaataaataaatcacCGATATTAAATTAGACCATAAAATAAATTCTGATAGTTTTGTATCAGACACATTTACAacgacaaaataaataataataataataataataataattaacaaaaataaaaaaaaataataaaaaaattttacagcACATATTTGTGGCCAGAACCCTCACAAGTCACCACAGAAAATTCTGGCCTAACTAGTCCAtatttaataaaacaaaatatcattgcatatttttgtgtttctcttctttctcactAAATTGAAGGTGTTTTTTTTCATGATGTTACGTTTTAGGCTACATGGATTGGCCAAAAGCCACTGAAAATCTCTGCAGATCCTTGGTATACATATCTGAGAATTGATGAGGTTGTTGCTGGCTATGGTGGTGCCAACTACTACTTGATGAGTCTTGTCTCATGAAGCTTGTTGTTTCTGGCTCAGTAATAAcctcaccaccaccaccatacATAACagaatgagaagaagaagaagaatgattCTGAACTACCGTGTTGTTGAGAAGAAGGGTGTTAAGATACTCACACCATTTTACCTCTTCTTGTTCCCATGTTAGAATGTTGTTAGCAACAAAGTTAGCGTCACTCGATCCGACGGCGGAGGAAGATGTGGCGTTTGGTGGAGTTGCTCCAAAATTGTTCATCATTTGCTGATAATTGAAGGAAAAGTATCCTCCTACAGAATCAGAAGGAGGCCCTTCAAACCTTTCTGTTGTTGTTGGTggcttctcctcctcctccttcttgtTCTTGTTATTCTCAATAGGCACCACATCGGAGAGTGGCTTGTTTGTGATTGGGTCAATCCCTTTCTGCCTCAGCTTCTTCTTGAGGCAAGAGTTCCATAGATTCTTTATCTCATTGTCGGTTCTTCCCGGTAACCGTGCTGCAATCTGAGACCACCTGGTCAAAACCAACTAACCGTTTAACTAACTAAAACTGTAATGTAACCgtttaactaactaactaactaactaaccaAACTAACCGGTTTCCAAGAACTGCATGGAGTTCAATTATCAAATCCTCTTCCTCCTGTGAGAATGCTCCTCTCTTCAAATCTGGCCTCAGGTAATTTATCCATCTTAATCTGCAGCTCTTCCCACATCTCTGCAATCCTGTTCtcacacacatacacaaccaCAAATATTATTCAATGCTgcaattttattcaaatattcCTTCTCTTCCAAAATATCTTCCATGTTAAAATTTGAAGTATACCAGGAATATTTGTGTTCTAGTGTTTTCAGCCGTTCACCTCAATTAtgaaatatatacataattgaGATGAGTGGCTAAAACCACTAGAACACGAGTATTGTTGGTGGAATacttgaaaatttttataataaatgtGTACCTGCTAGTTTGGGGACAGAGCTCCAACATCCATGACCATGGTTGGTGATATAATTGAGAAGCTTCTCATCTTCCTCTGGGGACCAGAGTCCTTTTCTTAGCTTCTGCTTGTAGCAGCAAGAGTGCCTTCCCATTATTATTACtgcactaaaaataaaaattataataataatattaatgcTTTTGAATTTCTATGAATTGTGGGAAATGGGGTGAAGGGAAGTTTGTTGAAGAGGCCTTTAGTTTCAAGAGGCTATTATCGTTTTTAGGCTTTGAAGTTGAGAAAATAAACTGACACCGTGATTGGGAATCAAATAAATATATAGGAGACTTGAAGATATAGAAACTCTTTTTTTTGGTATGTATCTGTAATGCTGTACTCAAGGGATGGTTGGACAATGTcatttttctaaataaaatatttatatcacttttctttttatctttaaaGAAATTCCACtagtattttaaatttactGAACTCCAACTAATCTAAGATTAGATTTAGACCATGTTTGATGAAGTTATGTTagtgatttttctttttttttttcatcttttgaacaataaaattataagataaatgattatttttatttctaacgtttatgattttttttaaatatttctaacgtttaattatatttaatgttAGCCAAAAAATTGAATATGGagtttttttttgtgttattttcAAATATGAGAATGTGTGGTATTAAACTTTAAAGTGGTAGActcatccttcttgcattaagtgatatacttcttttattattattttaattgaatCTAAATGCAT from Arachis stenosperma cultivar V10309 chromosome 9, arast.V10309.gnm1.PFL2, whole genome shotgun sequence encodes the following:
- the LOC130951987 gene encoding transcription factor MYB61-like, translated to MGRHSCCYKQKLRKGLWSPEEDEKLLNYITNHGHGCWSSVPKLAGLQRCGKSCRLRWINYLRPDLKRGAFSQEEEDLIIELHAVLGNRWSQIAARLPGRTDNEIKNLWNSCLKKKLRQKGIDPITNKPLSDVVPIENNKNKKEEEEKPPTTTERFEGPPSDSVGGYFSFNYQQMMNNFGATPPNATSSSAVGSSDANFVANNILTWEQEEVKWCEYLNTLLLNNTVVQNHSSSSSHSVMYGGGGEVITEPETTSFMRQDSSSSSWHHHSQQQPHQFSDMYTKDLQRFSVAFGQSM